From the Streptomyces sp. NBC_01216 genome, the window GAGGACTGGGCCGAGGAGATGCTGGTGCGCACCGCCGCCGCACTGCGTGCACGTCATCCCGCGTTGTCCGTGACCACGCGCCTGCTGCCGGCGGGCCCCGTGCCGGAACTCGTCGCCGTCGCCGAGGAGAGCGAACTGCTCGTCCTCGGCTCGCGGGCACTCGGAAGCGTGGCCGGCTACCTGCTCGGCTCGGTGGGCCTGGCGGTCGCCGGCTCGGTCGAACGGCCCGTCGTACTGGTCCGGGCCGTCGGCCGGGTCACCGCCTCGCGGGGCACCGTCGTGGTCGGCACGGACGTGCGGCAGCCCATGGACGCCGTACTGGGATTCTCCTTCGAAGAGGCCGCACGGCGCGGTGCCCGGGTCCAGGTCGTGTACGCGCAGCAACTCCCCCTCTACGCGGGTCTGGGGCCGGCGATGGTGCCCGACGTCCGGGCGGCCGCGGCTCCGGAGGTCCGGCGCTGGCTCGACGAGCAGCTGGAACCCTGGCGGGCGAAGTACCCCGAACTCGATACCGCCGCCCGGGTGGTGGCGGGTTCGGCCGGCCTCGCACTGGTCGAGGCCGCCGACGACGCCGCGCTCGTGGTGGTGGGCCGGCGGAGTCGCCGCTCGGCGCTGGGTGCTCGCCTCGGCAGCGTGGCCCACGCCGTCCTGCACCACAGCCCGGTGCCCGTGGCCCTGGTACCCCACGACTGAGCTGAGAGCCTGTCGCGTGGCCTCTGACCGGGGCGGCGGCGGACCGCCCGAACGCGGCCGTGAACGTCCCTCGGGGCCGGGCGGCGGCGGCCCGGCCATGGGGTCCTTCGGTCCCTTCCTCGGGACCGGGTGGCCGTAGCGCCGGGGGCCGTAGGGAGGTTGGTATGGAACACATGAACACCGATCGGCCGATCCTCGTCGCCACCGGGGTACGCAAGACCTACCGCACGGGGTCCGTGGAAGTCGCCGCCCTGGTCGATCTGGACCTCCTCGTGCGTCACGGCGAGATGGTGGGGGTCATGGGTCCTTCGGGTTCGGGGAAGACCACGTTGCTGAACTGTCTGTCCGGGCTCGACGACATCGACGGCGGCCGGGTGGAGGTCGGCGGCCACGACCTGTTCGCGATGTCGGACGCGGCTCGCACGGAACACCGGGCCCACACCATGGGTTTCGTCTTCCAGGCGTTCAATCTCATACCCGTCTTCTCGGCGGTGGAGAACGTCGAACTTCCCCTGCTGCTCGTGGGCACCCGTCCGCGTGAGGCCCGGCGCAGGGCGCTGGACATGCTCGACCGGGTGGAGCTCGGCCACCGGGTGGAGCACCGGCCGAACGAGTTGTCCGGGGGTGAGCAGCAGCGGGTGACCATCGCCCGTGCGCTCGCCGCGCGCCCGGCCGTCGTGTGGGCGGACGAACCGACCGGCAATCTGGACAGCACGATGGCCGAGCAGGTCATGGACCTGCTGTGCGAACTCAACCGGGACGAGGGCCAGACGATCGTCC encodes:
- a CDS encoding universal stress protein; this translates as MARSIVVGLDGTEQARAAAEWAAEEARLRETALHLVYAKEPVPEALLSLVTRESEEDWAEEMLVRTAAALRARHPALSVTTRLLPAGPVPELVAVAEESELLVLGSRALGSVAGYLLGSVGLAVAGSVERPVVLVRAVGRVTASRGTVVVGTDVRQPMDAVLGFSFEEAARRGARVQVVYAQQLPLYAGLGPAMVPDVRAAAAPEVRRWLDEQLEPWRAKYPELDTAARVVAGSAGLALVEAADDAALVVVGRRSRRSALGARLGSVAHAVLHHSPVPVALVPHD
- a CDS encoding ABC transporter ATP-binding protein, producing MEHMNTDRPILVATGVRKTYRTGSVEVAALVDLDLLVRHGEMVGVMGPSGSGKTTLLNCLSGLDDIDGGRVEVGGHDLFAMSDAARTEHRAHTMGFVFQAFNLIPVFSAVENVELPLLLVGTRPREARRRALDMLDRVELGHRVEHRPNELSGGEQQRVTIARALAARPAVVWADEPTGNLDSTMAEQVMDLLCELNRDEGQTIVLVTHDGAIGARVPRLIRMRDGHLVGDVRRSVPAPPATRDVPSG